Proteins encoded by one window of Glycine soja cultivar W05 chromosome 15, ASM419377v2, whole genome shotgun sequence:
- the LOC114386437 gene encoding tRNA (cytosine(38)-C(5))-methyltransferase 2 isoform X1, whose translation MAKESSESRGCWRVLEFYSGIGGMRYSLMKAQVNARVVQAFEINDTANDVYQHNFGHRPYQGNIQCLTAADLDKYGADAWLLSPPCQPYTRQGLQKDTGDARAFSFLQILELMPFLLRPPSMLFVENVVGFETSDTHAKLIEILEKTNFITQEFILTPLQFGIPYSRPRYFCLAKRKPSSFVNECLNSQLIQSPPPLFEHFDTAADEDDSSKEDRQNLLQSCQPIENFLELKNPSSDIAVESVALRTDLSNDAPRTLGKNNGHDEYESLDQYFVHPSLIERWGSAMDVVYPDSKRCCCFTKSYYRYVKGTGSLLATVQPVKRDKTSLKEQCLRYFTPREVANLHSFPEGFVFPEHISLRQRYALLGNSLSIAVVAPLLQYLFTQP comes from the exons ATGGCGAAGGAGTCATCGGAGTCACGCGGCTGCTGGAGAGTGTTGGAGTTTTACAGTGGAATCGGTGGCATG AGGTACTCACTGATGAAGGCCCAGGTGAACGCTCGAGTGGTGCAAGCATTTGAAATTAATGACACAGCAAATGATGTTTACCAACATAATTTTGGTCATCGTCCTTATcag GGAAATATTCAATGTCTGACTGCTGCTGATCTGGACAAGTATGGTGCCGATGCATGGCTTCTTTCTCCTCCTTGCCAACCTTATACACGACAAg GTCTCCAGAAGGACACTGGTGATGCTCgggcattttcttttcttcagatTCTTGAGCTCATGCCATTTTTATTGCGGCCTCCGAGTATgttatttgtggaaaatgttGTTGGATTTGAG ACATCTGATACGCATGCAAAACTAATTGAAATATtggaaaaaacaaattttatcacACAGGAGTTCATTCTGACCCCTTTACAGTTTGGAATCCCATATTCCAGGCCTCGTTATTTTTGTCTG GCCAAGAGAAAACCTTCATCTTTTGTTAATGAGTGTCTGAACAGCCAGCTGATTCAATCTCCACCGCCATTATTTGAGCATTTTGACACAGCGGCTGATGAAGATGATTCATCAAAAGAGGACAGGCAAAACTTGTTGCAGTCATGTCAGCCTATTGAGAATTTTCTTGAATTGAAGAACCCCAGCAGTGATATAGCTGTTGAATCTGTAGCTTTAAGGACTGATTTATCTAATGACGCTCCTAGAACTTTGGGGAAAAATAATGGTCATGATGAATATGAATCTTTGGACCAGTATTTCGTTCACCCAAGCTTGATAGAACGGTGGGGAAGTGCTATGG ATGTTGTCTACCCTGATTCAAAGCGCTGCTGCTGTTTTACAAAAAGTTATTACAGATATGTGAAGGGAACTGGTTCCCTTTTGGCAACTGTCCAG CCAGTGAAGAGGGACAAAACATCACTGAAGGAGCAATGCCTTAGATATTTTACCCCAAGAGAG GTTGCAAACCTACATTCTTTTCCTGAAGGATTTGTGTTTCCAGAGCACATTAGTCTCAGGCAACG GTATGCGTTACTAGGGAACAGTTTAAGCATAGCAGTTGTTGCTCCCTTACTTCAGTATCTTTTCACTCAACCTTAA
- the LOC114386437 gene encoding tRNA (cytosine(38)-C(5))-methyltransferase 2 isoform X2: protein MVPMHGFFLLLANLIHDKKDTGDARAFSFLQILELMPFLLRPPSMLFVENVVGFETSDTHAKLIEILEKTNFITQEFILTPLQFGIPYSRPRYFCLAKRKPSSFVNECLNSQLIQSPPPLFEHFDTAADEDDSSKEDRQNLLQSCQPIENFLELKNPSSDIAVESVALRTDLSNDAPRTLGKNNGHDEYESLDQYFVHPSLIERWGSAMDVVYPDSKRCCCFTKSYYRYVKGTGSLLATVQPVKRDKTSLKEQCLRYFTPREVANLHSFPEGFVFPEHISLRQRYALLGNSLSIAVVAPLLQYLFTQP from the exons ATGGTGCCGATGCATGGCTTCTTTCTCCTCCTTGCCAACCTTATACACGACAAg AAGGACACTGGTGATGCTCgggcattttcttttcttcagatTCTTGAGCTCATGCCATTTTTATTGCGGCCTCCGAGTATgttatttgtggaaaatgttGTTGGATTTGAG ACATCTGATACGCATGCAAAACTAATTGAAATATtggaaaaaacaaattttatcacACAGGAGTTCATTCTGACCCCTTTACAGTTTGGAATCCCATATTCCAGGCCTCGTTATTTTTGTCTG GCCAAGAGAAAACCTTCATCTTTTGTTAATGAGTGTCTGAACAGCCAGCTGATTCAATCTCCACCGCCATTATTTGAGCATTTTGACACAGCGGCTGATGAAGATGATTCATCAAAAGAGGACAGGCAAAACTTGTTGCAGTCATGTCAGCCTATTGAGAATTTTCTTGAATTGAAGAACCCCAGCAGTGATATAGCTGTTGAATCTGTAGCTTTAAGGACTGATTTATCTAATGACGCTCCTAGAACTTTGGGGAAAAATAATGGTCATGATGAATATGAATCTTTGGACCAGTATTTCGTTCACCCAAGCTTGATAGAACGGTGGGGAAGTGCTATGG ATGTTGTCTACCCTGATTCAAAGCGCTGCTGCTGTTTTACAAAAAGTTATTACAGATATGTGAAGGGAACTGGTTCCCTTTTGGCAACTGTCCAG CCAGTGAAGAGGGACAAAACATCACTGAAGGAGCAATGCCTTAGATATTTTACCCCAAGAGAG GTTGCAAACCTACATTCTTTTCCTGAAGGATTTGTGTTTCCAGAGCACATTAGTCTCAGGCAACG GTATGCGTTACTAGGGAACAGTTTAAGCATAGCAGTTGTTGCTCCCTTACTTCAGTATCTTTTCACTCAACCTTAA